A single genomic interval of Arthrobacter sp. NicSoilB8 harbors:
- a CDS encoding MFS transporter, producing MTKDVFVPAAEITHWRNAVVVAYGASGIAFSTWVSRLPAIRDGLDLTPGTVGLLLLCMTAGSFLSVSASGLIVLRLGSKLTIRIGSIMVGFGLMLAGFGTSVLANPVAVAAGLAIIGLGTASWNTASNVEGAAVERAVRRHIMPRLHGSFSLGTVAGAGLGAWAAAAGIPVFWHLAAAGLLVAGSVTTAAAWFRADITPVQGERPFTVSGTDTFEDPSTGPIPVVRQTDAVPEQPLDNKRQIAQAWRDRRTLLLGVLVLGLALAEGAAGDWVALALADGHGQTDAAGAAGYGLFVTFMTIGRFAGTVVLDRFGRVPVMRWCAALAVLGLGLFVFAPVPWLAYVALAIWGLGASLGFPVGMSAAADDPRKAAARVSVVSTIGYGAFLCGPPLLGLLAEHVGILHSLLAVMVMLIVSFLLSPVARKLPASVAAA from the coding sequence GTGACCAAGGATGTCTTCGTCCCGGCCGCGGAGATCACGCACTGGCGGAACGCCGTGGTGGTGGCGTATGGGGCCAGCGGCATCGCGTTTTCCACCTGGGTGTCCCGGCTGCCGGCCATCCGCGACGGCCTGGACCTGACGCCCGGCACCGTCGGGCTGCTCCTGCTCTGCATGACGGCGGGATCGTTCCTGTCAGTGTCGGCCTCGGGCCTGATTGTCCTTCGGCTCGGTTCCAAGCTGACCATCCGGATCGGCAGCATCATGGTCGGGTTCGGGCTCATGCTGGCGGGCTTCGGAACCTCCGTGCTCGCCAACCCGGTGGCGGTCGCCGCGGGACTGGCAATCATCGGGCTGGGCACCGCCAGCTGGAACACGGCGTCCAATGTCGAAGGCGCCGCCGTGGAGCGCGCCGTCCGGCGGCACATCATGCCCCGGCTGCACGGCTCCTTCAGCCTGGGAACAGTGGCAGGAGCCGGGCTGGGCGCCTGGGCGGCCGCCGCCGGGATCCCCGTCTTCTGGCACCTCGCCGCGGCAGGCCTGCTGGTGGCCGGCTCGGTGACCACCGCCGCGGCGTGGTTCCGCGCCGACATCACGCCGGTGCAGGGCGAACGCCCCTTCACCGTGTCCGGGACGGACACCTTCGAGGATCCCTCCACCGGGCCCATCCCCGTCGTCCGGCAAACGGATGCGGTCCCCGAGCAGCCGCTGGACAACAAACGCCAGATCGCCCAGGCCTGGCGAGACCGGCGCACCCTGCTCCTCGGGGTGCTGGTCCTCGGGCTTGCCCTCGCAGAAGGCGCCGCGGGCGACTGGGTGGCGTTGGCGCTCGCGGACGGCCACGGCCAGACCGACGCAGCCGGGGCCGCCGGGTACGGCCTGTTCGTCACCTTCATGACCATCGGCCGTTTCGCCGGCACCGTGGTCCTGGACCGCTTCGGCCGTGTCCCGGTGATGCGCTGGTGCGCCGCGCTGGCGGTGCTTGGCCTCGGCTTGTTCGTCTTCGCCCCCGTGCCGTGGCTCGCGTACGTTGCCCTGGCCATCTGGGGCCTCGGCGCCTCGCTCGGCTTCCCGGTGGGCATGTCCGCCGCCGCCGACGATCCCCGCAAGGCGGCCGCGCGCGTCTCGGTCGTCTCCACGATCGGCTACGGCGCCTTCCTGTGCGGGCCGCCGCTCCTGGGCCTGCTGGCCGAGCACGTCGGCATTCTCCACTCGCTGCTGGCCGTCATGGTGATGCTGATCGTCAGCTTCCTGCTCTCCCCGGTGGCACGCAAACTCCCCGCGTCCGTTGCCGCCGCCTAG
- a CDS encoding SulP family inorganic anion transporter: MPSRRDYELLRSAWKTDLFAGITVGIVALPLALAFGVSSGVGAEAGLITAVVAGLVAAVMGGSNVQVSGPTGAMVVVLAPVVAAHGVGSIALVSVLAGLLVMILGASGLGRAVAFIPWPVVEGFTLGIAAIIFLQQVPLATGTEGTPGHNTLLAAVESASRATMPTVLQTLAVVAGVAAVMYLLPRLNKSLPASLIAVLFATVAAEVLALDIPRIGALPHSLPAPAMPSVDPAALGGLLMPAVSIATLAAIESLLSARVAAGMVGPDGRPSGAYSPDRELTGQGLASIAAGFFGGMPATGAIARTAVNVRSGAKTRLAAVVHALVLLAIIYLAAGLVGRIPLAALAGILMVTATRMVSRHTVTAILRSTRADAAVFVITALITVAFDLIVAIQIGLAAAAVFTLRTFASLSGVRREDIPGPPAPGDEHIAIFRLDGAMFFGAAERVLQEMSQVKDVQVAIIRLSQLRMLDATGAHMLVEVISALELRGVTVLLKGVQPQHLELVTNVGVIRSLRHHKHLFTSLADAVEHARSHVLRNAAATA; encoded by the coding sequence GTGCCGTCCCGGCGCGACTACGAGCTTCTGCGGTCCGCCTGGAAGACTGACCTGTTCGCAGGCATCACGGTGGGCATCGTGGCGCTCCCCCTGGCGCTGGCTTTTGGGGTGAGTTCCGGGGTGGGGGCGGAGGCCGGGCTCATCACCGCCGTCGTGGCCGGACTGGTCGCCGCCGTCATGGGCGGATCCAACGTCCAGGTCTCCGGTCCGACCGGCGCCATGGTGGTGGTCCTGGCCCCGGTGGTCGCAGCCCACGGCGTCGGCAGCATTGCTTTGGTCTCGGTACTGGCCGGGCTGCTCGTCATGATCCTGGGAGCCAGCGGGCTGGGCCGGGCCGTCGCCTTCATCCCCTGGCCGGTCGTGGAGGGATTCACCCTTGGCATCGCCGCCATCATCTTCCTCCAGCAGGTTCCCCTGGCCACGGGCACCGAGGGAACGCCGGGTCACAACACCCTCCTGGCCGCCGTCGAAAGCGCCTCACGGGCCACCATGCCGACCGTGCTGCAGACCCTCGCGGTGGTGGCCGGCGTCGCGGCCGTGATGTACCTGCTGCCCCGGCTCAACAAGTCGCTTCCCGCGAGCCTGATCGCGGTGCTGTTCGCCACCGTGGCGGCGGAGGTGCTGGCGCTGGACATCCCCCGGATCGGCGCACTTCCGCACTCCCTGCCGGCGCCCGCCATGCCTTCCGTGGACCCGGCCGCGCTGGGCGGCCTGCTCATGCCCGCCGTCTCCATCGCGACGCTCGCCGCGATCGAATCCCTGCTCTCGGCCCGCGTGGCCGCCGGCATGGTGGGTCCGGACGGCCGTCCGTCCGGCGCGTACAGCCCGGACCGGGAACTCACCGGGCAGGGGCTGGCCTCGATCGCTGCCGGCTTCTTCGGCGGCATGCCCGCCACCGGCGCGATCGCCCGGACCGCCGTGAACGTCCGCTCCGGGGCCAAAACCCGGCTCGCCGCCGTGGTGCACGCCCTGGTGCTGCTGGCCATCATCTACCTTGCGGCCGGACTCGTCGGCCGGATCCCCCTGGCGGCGCTGGCCGGCATCCTCATGGTCACGGCCACCCGCATGGTCTCGCGGCACACGGTCACGGCGATCCTCCGGTCCACCCGGGCCGACGCCGCCGTGTTCGTGATCACGGCCCTCATCACGGTCGCCTTCGACCTCATTGTGGCCATCCAGATCGGGCTTGCCGCGGCGGCCGTGTTCACACTGCGGACATTCGCGTCCCTGAGCGGCGTCCGGCGGGAGGACATCCCCGGCCCGCCGGCTCCGGGCGACGAGCACATCGCCATCTTCCGGCTGGACGGGGCCATGTTCTTCGGCGCCGCGGAGCGGGTCCTGCAGGAGATGAGCCAGGTCAAGGACGTCCAGGTGGCCATCATCCGGCTGTCCCAGCTGCGGATGCTGGACGCCACGGGCGCCCACATGCTCGTCGAAGTGATCTCCGCGCTCGAACTGCGCGGCGTGACCGTCCTGCTCAAAGGGGTCCAGCCGCAGCATCTGGAGCTCGTGACCAACGTGGGCGTCATCCGCTCACTGCGGCACCACAAGCACCTGTTCACGTCCCTTGCGGACGCCGTGGAGCATGCCCGGAGCCACGTGCTACGGAACGCGGCCGCTACCGCTTGA
- a CDS encoding DUF2797 domain-containing protein, producing the protein MTDTRYLVHGVFWGGSVPATGAPASGAPALIESDAGSAVLRLQRVDGDGGKGARGAFTDLALDAGTRLGFRIAAEGKSCLGHSKVHGPASRDHVTCPAQAPAARGGQCERCIVLDDSRLIHDFHRGGRVPPGLRAYLMQPHWLYVATFAGGASKVGTASHLRKWHRLAEQGAVVARYVARADDGRVVRILEDMVTRDAGLPQQVRSAAKAAALVEPAPAAGLDALNRRLAGEVRALLAGAGGEGFEAVNERWARPELSAGACAQAARHAYPHDLGTGTHGFRVDSLSGSIAVAALDGSELEFVVNLGQLKARMIELGDHASDVPAVQEALF; encoded by the coding sequence GTGACCGATACCCGTTATCTGGTCCACGGGGTCTTTTGGGGTGGCTCGGTGCCAGCGACCGGGGCACCAGCGTCCGGGGCGCCGGCGCTCATAGAGTCCGACGCCGGATCCGCCGTCCTGCGCCTGCAGCGGGTCGACGGCGACGGCGGGAAGGGAGCCCGGGGCGCGTTCACGGACCTGGCGCTCGACGCCGGCACTCGGCTGGGCTTCCGGATCGCCGCCGAGGGCAAATCCTGCCTTGGCCACAGTAAAGTCCACGGCCCGGCGTCCCGGGACCACGTGACCTGCCCGGCCCAGGCTCCCGCGGCCCGGGGCGGCCAGTGCGAGCGGTGCATCGTGCTGGACGACTCCCGGCTCATCCACGACTTCCACCGAGGCGGCCGGGTCCCGCCGGGCCTGCGCGCCTACCTCATGCAGCCGCACTGGCTCTACGTCGCCACCTTCGCCGGCGGTGCCAGCAAGGTCGGAACAGCGTCCCACCTGCGCAAATGGCACCGGCTCGCCGAGCAGGGCGCCGTGGTGGCCCGCTACGTCGCCCGCGCCGACGACGGCCGCGTGGTGCGGATACTGGAGGACATGGTCACGCGCGACGCCGGGCTGCCGCAGCAGGTCCGCTCCGCCGCCAAGGCCGCTGCGCTGGTCGAACCGGCGCCAGCCGCCGGGCTCGACGCCCTCAACCGGCGGCTGGCCGGGGAGGTCCGGGCCTTGCTCGCCGGGGCCGGCGGGGAGGGCTTCGAAGCGGTGAACGAGCGGTGGGCCCGCCCGGAGCTCTCGGCCGGCGCCTGCGCCCAGGCCGCCCGGCATGCCTACCCCCACGACCTGGGGACCGGAACGCACGGGTTCCGGGTCGACTCGCTCAGCGGCAGCATTGCGGTCGCGGCGCTGGATGGCAGCGAACTGGAGTTCGTGGTGAACCTGGGGCAGCTCAAGGCACGGATGATCGAACTCGGCGACCACGCCTCGGACGTCCCGGCCGTGCAGGAAGCATTGTTCTGA
- a CDS encoding MaoC family dehydratase, protein MSITIAELTVGQDIGSRSIAVTRTDLVKYAGASGDFNPIHWNEAFATGVGLPGVIAHGMFTMGAAVQLVTDWAGDPAAVVDFQTRFTKPVPVADTTGTPEAGAVIEVSGAIGALDADAGTARVDLTVVSASQKVLVKAQAVVRLA, encoded by the coding sequence ATGAGCATCACCATCGCAGAACTTACGGTCGGCCAGGACATCGGCAGCCGCAGCATCGCCGTCACCCGCACCGACCTCGTCAAGTACGCCGGCGCATCCGGTGACTTTAACCCGATCCACTGGAACGAGGCCTTCGCCACGGGCGTGGGCCTGCCCGGCGTGATCGCCCACGGCATGTTCACCATGGGCGCCGCCGTCCAGCTCGTGACCGACTGGGCCGGCGACCCGGCCGCCGTCGTCGACTTCCAGACCCGCTTCACCAAGCCGGTCCCCGTGGCTGACACCACGGGAACGCCGGAGGCCGGTGCCGTGATCGAGGTCAGCGGCGCCATCGGAGCGCTCGACGCCGACGCCGGCACCGCCCGTGTCGACCTCACGGTCGTCTCGGCCAGCCAGAAAGTCCTCGTCAAGGCCCAGGCCGTCGTCAGGCTGGCCTAG
- a CDS encoding UDP-N-acetylmuramate dehydrogenase encodes MTQIQLSALTTAAVGGPAGSYREARSEAEIIDAVRAADAAGQPLLIIGGGSNLLVSDAGFPGTVLKIASQGFTVNAEDSCGGVSVVVQAGHNWDAFVEHAVKHAWSGVEALSGIPGATGATPVQNVGAYGADVSQTIAAVRTWDRERNAVKTFTNSELKFGYRDSVLKQTTVDGSPRYVVLTVEFQLPLGRMSAPIRYAELARALGVEQGQRAYANDVRREVLRLRASKGMVWDADDRDTYSTGSFFTNPIVPGEVAAGLPQEAPRYPGGADGLTKLSAAWLIDQAGFTKGFGLDPESVSGGRASLSTKHTLAITNRGGASTADMLAVAREVRRGVVERFGIELHPEPLLIGVEL; translated from the coding sequence GTGACCCAGATTCAGCTCTCCGCCCTGACCACCGCCGCTGTCGGCGGGCCCGCCGGCAGCTACCGCGAGGCCCGCAGCGAGGCCGAGATCATCGACGCCGTGCGGGCGGCGGACGCCGCCGGCCAGCCCCTGCTGATCATCGGCGGCGGCTCCAACCTGCTGGTTTCCGACGCAGGGTTCCCCGGCACGGTCCTGAAGATCGCTTCCCAAGGCTTCACCGTCAACGCCGAGGACTCCTGCGGCGGCGTGTCGGTGGTGGTGCAGGCCGGCCATAACTGGGATGCCTTCGTCGAACACGCCGTGAAGCATGCCTGGTCCGGCGTCGAGGCGCTCTCCGGGATTCCCGGCGCCACCGGGGCCACCCCCGTGCAGAACGTCGGCGCCTACGGGGCCGACGTCTCGCAGACGATCGCCGCGGTCCGCACCTGGGACCGGGAACGCAACGCGGTAAAGACCTTCACCAATTCCGAACTCAAGTTCGGCTACCGTGACTCCGTCCTGAAGCAGACCACCGTCGACGGCTCGCCCCGGTACGTGGTGCTCACCGTGGAATTCCAGCTCCCGCTCGGCCGGATGAGCGCCCCGATCCGCTACGCCGAGCTTGCCCGGGCGCTCGGCGTCGAGCAGGGACAGCGGGCCTACGCCAACGACGTCCGGCGCGAGGTGCTGCGGCTCCGGGCGTCCAAGGGCATGGTCTGGGATGCGGACGACCGTGACACCTACTCCACGGGGTCCTTCTTCACGAACCCGATCGTGCCCGGAGAGGTCGCGGCAGGGCTGCCTCAGGAGGCGCCGCGGTACCCGGGCGGCGCCGACGGGCTGACCAAGCTCTCGGCGGCCTGGCTGATCGACCAGGCCGGCTTCACCAAGGGCTTCGGGCTGGACCCGGAGAGTGTCTCGGGCGGCCGGGCATCGCTTTCCACCAAGCACACGCTCGCCATCACCAACCGGGGCGGGGCGAGCACGGCGGACATGCTGGCGGTGGCGCGCGAGGTGCGCCGCGGCGTCGTCGAACGCTTCGGGATCGAACTGCACCCGGAACCGCTGCTGATCGGCGTCGAGCTCTAG
- a CDS encoding DUF3188 domain-containing protein — translation MLNEFWATASTAYKVLVFSAMGLIAVGIILNVVGNSTGNQALALASLPVIGLGLILHLAGLVVRGQSIRKNLKR, via the coding sequence GTGCTGAATGAATTCTGGGCCACCGCCTCAACCGCCTACAAGGTGCTCGTCTTCAGCGCCATGGGACTGATCGCCGTCGGCATCATCCTTAACGTGGTGGGCAACAGCACCGGCAACCAGGCCCTGGCCCTCGCCTCGCTGCCGGTGATCGGGCTGGGCCTGATCCTGCACCTTGCCGGGCTTGTGGTCCGCGGCCAGTCGATCCGGAAGAACCTCAAGCGGTAG
- a CDS encoding MaoC family dehydratase N-terminal domain-containing protein, whose protein sequence is MTINPDLQGRSYPAAEVYDVGREKIREFARAVKATHPAHFDVDAAKALGHSDLVAPPTFAIIVAQRADAQLIEDPESGIDFSRVVHADQRFTHHRPIVAGDRLVAELHVDGVRAMGGGAMITTRSEIFALGSDVTGAAGDSAGVREPVATTTSSILVRGEGQ, encoded by the coding sequence ATGACTATCAATCCGGATCTGCAGGGGCGCAGCTACCCTGCCGCAGAGGTGTATGACGTCGGCCGCGAGAAGATCCGCGAGTTCGCGCGCGCGGTCAAGGCCACCCACCCCGCCCACTTCGACGTCGATGCTGCCAAGGCCCTGGGGCACAGCGACCTCGTGGCGCCGCCGACGTTCGCCATCATCGTCGCCCAGCGCGCCGACGCGCAGCTGATCGAGGATCCGGAATCCGGAATCGACTTCTCCCGCGTGGTCCACGCCGACCAGCGGTTCACCCACCACCGCCCCATCGTCGCGGGCGACCGGCTGGTCGCGGAACTGCACGTCGACGGCGTGCGCGCGATGGGCGGGGGAGCCATGATCACCACCCGCTCCGAGATCTTCGCGCTTGGCAGCGATGTCACCGGCGCTGCCGGCGATTCCGCCGGCGTCCGCGAACCGGTCGCTACCACCACCTCGTCCATCCTGGTCCGCGGAGAGGGACAGTAG